The following coding sequences lie in one bacterium genomic window:
- a CDS encoding VIT family protein — MHGEKHRSDRIGWLRASVLGANDGLISTSSLVVGVAAAEPERAAVLVAAVAGLVAGTLSMAAGEYVSVSSQADTEQADLARERRELDDTPEAERQELAGIYTGRGLDPDLALTVADQLMAHDALGAHARDELGIHEATRARPLQAAMASAASFAAGAAPPALLAACVPFGWLTTWVVASTLILLLVLGGVAARLGGAAIARGAVRVAFWGVVAMACTAAVGKLFGAVV, encoded by the coding sequence ATGCACGGCGAAAAGCACCGTAGCGACCGGATCGGGTGGCTGCGCGCCTCCGTCCTGGGCGCCAACGACGGCCTGATCTCCACGAGCAGCCTGGTCGTGGGCGTGGCCGCGGCCGAGCCCGAGCGCGCGGCCGTGCTGGTGGCGGCCGTGGCGGGTCTGGTGGCCGGCACCCTCTCGATGGCGGCCGGCGAGTACGTTTCGGTGAGTTCCCAGGCGGACACCGAGCAGGCCGACCTCGCCCGGGAGCGTCGCGAACTCGACGACACGCCGGAAGCCGAACGGCAAGAACTGGCGGGCATCTACACCGGCCGCGGGCTCGACCCGGATCTGGCGCTCACGGTGGCGGATCAGCTGATGGCCCACGACGCCCTGGGCGCCCATGCCCGGGACGAGCTCGGCATCCACGAGGCGACGCGGGCCCGCCCGCTCCAGGCCGCGATGGCCTCGGCGGCTTCCTTCGCCGCGGGGGCGGCGCCGCCGGCGCTCCTCGCCGCATGCGTCCCCTTCGGGTGGCTCACGACGTGGGTCGTGGCCTCGACCCTGATCCTGCTGCTCGTCCTGGGAGGAGTGGCGGCGCGTCTCGGCGGCGCCGCGATCGCCCGTGGGGCCGTGCGGGTCGCCTTCTGGGGCGTGGTGGCCATGGCGTGCACGGCGGCGGTCGGGAAGCTGTTCGGCGCGGTCGTCTGA
- a CDS encoding transcriptional repressor, with product MIDSNDITDRLAKYRAAAKAAGVKLTHQRLEIFREVASSLEHPDAESVFRAVKTRLPTVSLDTVYRTLWLLHDLGLVATLGPRRGSVRFDANLERHHHYVCVRCGLARDFTSTELDVLRLPDAVQAFGSIDATHVEVRGVCGGCAAESAAAPDLQKTGIPDGE from the coding sequence ATGATCGACAGCAATGACATCACGGACCGGCTCGCGAAGTACCGGGCGGCCGCCAAGGCGGCGGGCGTCAAGCTGACCCACCAGCGCCTGGAGATCTTCCGCGAGGTCGCCTCGAGCCTGGAGCACCCGGACGCCGAGTCCGTCTTCCGCGCCGTGAAGACCCGGCTGCCGACGGTGTCGCTGGACACCGTGTACCGGACGCTGTGGCTGCTCCACGATCTCGGCCTGGTCGCCACGCTCGGGCCGCGACGCGGGAGCGTGCGCTTCGACGCCAACCTCGAGCGGCACCACCACTACGTCTGCGTGCGCTGCGGGCTGGCGCGGGACTTCACGAGCACCGAGCTCGACGTCCTGCGCCTCCCCGACGCCGTGCAGGCGTTCGGCAGCATCGACGCCACGCACGTCGAGGTGCGCGGCGTCTGCGGGGGCTGCGCCGCGGAATCCGCCGCGGCGCCCGACCTCCAGAAGACCGGGATCCCGGACGGGGAGTGA
- a CDS encoding pirin family protein yields MTEIVKAERRHFSDIGWLQSYWLFSFSDYHDPQNERFGSLRVFNDDIVAPGTGFPMHPHRDMEIVTLVLRGEMTHQDSLGNRAVIRAGDVQRMSAGAGLTHSEHNLGTEPVHIYQIWIFPERKGLTPSYDQRTFDPDDRRNRLHPVASGRGDAGAVTLHADAVIHRCDLDAGRVVTHEAAAGRRTFVYVESGRLLVDGRELDANDQARLDAAGTLVVEARERADFVLIDVPS; encoded by the coding sequence ATGACCGAGATCGTCAAGGCGGAACGGCGCCATTTCTCGGATATCGGTTGGCTGCAGTCCTACTGGCTCTTCTCGTTCTCCGACTACCACGATCCGCAGAACGAGCGGTTCGGGTCCCTGCGCGTGTTCAACGACGACATCGTCGCGCCCGGGACGGGATTCCCGATGCATCCCCACCGGGACATGGAGATCGTGACGCTGGTCCTGCGGGGCGAGATGACCCACCAGGACAGCCTGGGGAACCGGGCTGTGATCAGGGCGGGCGACGTGCAGCGCATGTCCGCCGGTGCGGGGCTGACCCACTCCGAGCACAACCTGGGCACGGAACCCGTCCACATCTATCAGATCTGGATCTTCCCGGAGCGCAAGGGCCTGACGCCCTCCTACGACCAGCGGACCTTCGACCCCGACGACCGGCGCAACCGGCTGCATCCCGTGGCCTCCGGGCGGGGCGACGCCGGCGCCGTCACCCTGCACGCCGACGCCGTCATCCACCGCTGCGACCTGGACGCGGGCCGCGTCGTCACGCACGAGGCCGCCGCCGGCAGGCGGACCTTCGTGTACGTGGAGTCGGGGCGCCTCCTGGTCGACGGCCGTGAGCTGGACGCGAACGACCAGGCCCGCCTCGACGCCGCGGGGACCCTGGTCGTCGAGGCGCGCGAGCGCGCGGACTTCGTGCTGATCGACGTGCCCTCGTGA
- a CDS encoding ferritin-like domain-containing protein produces the protein MGTRGREIIGMDVDHLLDLLNRAYASEWLAYYQYWLGAKLIKGPMKDAVAAELNLHAAEELNHAVMLSGRIIQLGGTPVLTPEGWAKLSPCKYDAPEDPYVAVLLDQNIAGEQCAITTYKALMDATKDKDMVTYNLALAILEQEIEHEEDLQSLREDLDLMVVRGSK, from the coding sequence ATGGGAACGCGCGGACGCGAGATCATCGGCATGGACGTCGATCATCTCCTGGACCTGCTCAACCGGGCCTACGCGAGCGAGTGGCTGGCCTACTACCAGTACTGGCTCGGCGCGAAGCTCATCAAGGGTCCAATGAAGGACGCCGTGGCGGCGGAGCTGAACCTGCACGCCGCCGAGGAGCTGAACCACGCCGTGATGCTGTCGGGCCGCATCATCCAGCTCGGCGGCACGCCGGTGCTGACGCCCGAGGGCTGGGCGAAGCTGAGCCCCTGCAAGTACGACGCGCCCGAGGACCCGTACGTGGCCGTCCTGCTCGACCAGAACATCGCGGGCGAGCAGTGCGCGATCACCACGTACAAGGCCCTGATGGACGCCACCAAGGACAAGGACATGGTGACGTACAACCTGGCGCTCGCGATCCTCGAGCAGGAGATCGAGCACGAGGAGGACCTGCAGAGCCTGCGGGAGGACCTCGACCTGATGGTGGTGCGGGGCAGCAAGTAG
- a CDS encoding GGDEF domain-containing protein: MTDPHDLPPPVDEADADRRWWILGLGALSLDLVSALAGDRPLSADEGTLLDDLQQSRGPSFYSDLLYAITHQYFAPDEAEGHWREILQHKYKLSGILGRNVRIVVAALDYLSNITTFMDSATLVDEEHLDGIVELSLRDGLTGLFNHTYFYQQIDFEVRRYVRYGAPVSLVLIDIDDFKVVNDTFGHRQGDRILAAMGRTLMRVSREADVCCRYGGEEFAVILPMTDATEARAIAVRLNRELAERLPDGRTVTVSVGVASCGKKTGTSRELVERADAALYQVKRSGKNRVLVAADAESGPEAGGQDRKIP; encoded by the coding sequence ATGACGGATCCGCACGACCTGCCGCCGCCCGTCGACGAGGCCGACGCCGATCGCCGCTGGTGGATCCTGGGCCTCGGCGCGCTCTCTCTGGACCTGGTGTCCGCCCTGGCCGGGGACCGGCCGCTCTCGGCCGACGAGGGGACCCTGCTCGACGACCTGCAACAGAGCCGCGGCCCGAGCTTCTATTCCGACCTCCTCTACGCGATCACGCACCAGTACTTCGCGCCGGACGAAGCCGAAGGCCACTGGCGGGAGATCCTGCAGCACAAATACAAGCTGTCGGGGATCCTGGGCCGGAACGTCAGGATCGTCGTCGCCGCCCTGGACTACCTGTCGAACATCACGACCTTCATGGATTCCGCCACGCTCGTGGACGAGGAGCACCTCGACGGGATCGTCGAGCTCTCGCTGCGCGACGGCCTGACGGGCCTCTTCAACCACACCTATTTCTACCAGCAGATCGACTTCGAGGTGCGGCGTTACGTGCGCTACGGCGCGCCGGTCTCCCTGGTCCTGATCGACATCGACGACTTCAAGGTGGTCAACGACACGTTCGGGCACCGGCAGGGCGACAGGATCCTGGCCGCGATGGGCAGGACCCTCATGCGCGTCTCCAGGGAGGCGGACGTCTGCTGCCGCTACGGCGGCGAGGAGTTCGCGGTCATCCTGCCGATGACCGACGCGACGGAGGCCCGTGCGATCGCCGTCCGGCTGAACCGGGAGCTGGCGGAACGCCTGCCCGACGGCCGGACCGTGACCGTCAGCGTCGGCGTGGCCTCGTGCGGGAAGAAGACCGGGACGTCACGGGAACTCGTGGAGAGGGCGGATGCGGCGCTCTACCAGGTCAAGCGCAGCGGGAAGAACCGCGTCTTGGTGGCCGCGGATGCGGAGTCGGGGCCGGAGGCCGGCGGGCAGGATCGCAAGATTCCATGA
- a CDS encoding class IV adenylate cyclase has protein sequence MARNIEIKARLAGITELRPLVVALATGGPEEIDQDDTFFRCEEGRLKLRAFGEDRGELIFYRRADRQGPKESYYLIAPTAAPGALRELLAQSNGEAGRVVKHRTVYLVGRTRVHLDRVEELGDFLELEVVLRDDEDAAAGIDEAHALMERLGVRAAQLVEGAYVDLLAARTAREGKVT, from the coding sequence GTGGCGCGGAACATCGAGATCAAGGCCCGTCTGGCGGGCATCACGGAACTGCGGCCCCTGGTCGTCGCCCTGGCGACCGGCGGTCCCGAGGAGATCGACCAGGACGACACGTTCTTCCGGTGCGAGGAAGGCCGGCTGAAGCTGCGCGCCTTCGGCGAGGACCGGGGCGAGCTCATCTTCTACCGCCGCGCCGACCGGCAGGGCCCCAAGGAGTCGTACTACCTGATCGCGCCGACCGCCGCGCCCGGCGCCCTGCGGGAACTGCTGGCGCAGTCGAACGGGGAGGCCGGCCGGGTCGTGAAGCACCGCACCGTGTACCTCGTCGGCCGCACGCGCGTGCACCTGGATCGCGTCGAGGAGCTGGGCGATTTCCTGGAGCTGGAAGTCGTCCTGCGGGACGATGAGGACGCCGCGGCGGGGATCGACGAGGCGCACGCGTTGATGGAGAGGCTGGGCGTCCGGGCGGCCCAGCTGGTCGAGGGGGCGTACGTCGACCTCCTCGCCGCCCGCACAGCCCGCGAGGGGAAGGTGACATGA